The following are encoded in a window of Flavobacterium psychrotrophum genomic DNA:
- a CDS encoding magnesium chelatase has translation MTNNIKTFGELKASGYVSQGIKDELRKNLRKKIAKGQNVFEGVWGFENTVIPELERAILSRHNINLLGLRGQAKTRLARLMVNLLDEWIPVVEGSEINDDPFNPISRYAKELLAEKGDDTPISWLHRDERFYEKLATPDVTVADLIGDIDPIKAANLKLSYADDRVIHFGMIPRANRCIFVINELPDLQARIQVALFNILQEGDIQIRGFKVRMNLDLQFVFTANPEDYTNRGSIVTPLKDRIGSQILTHYPETIKIARTITEQEARLDGRQSEEIHVPSLAKDLLEQIGFEARDSEFIDYKSGVSARMSITAFENLLSTAERRALKAGQEKTTVRLSDFMGIIPAITGKVELVYEGEQEGAAAVAEILLGSAVKTLFGEYFPKIEKLEKNKEQGPFQEIVDWFFNESGLELTDDATDRVYQKELDKIIPLKQLIQKYQPDTPKEDLFFMKEFILWGLSEYKKLSKDRFSEGYQFKDPFGSYISKL, from the coding sequence ATGACAAATAATATAAAAACATTTGGCGAATTAAAAGCCTCGGGCTATGTAAGCCAGGGAATAAAAGATGAACTGCGCAAAAACCTGCGTAAAAAAATAGCCAAAGGGCAAAACGTTTTTGAAGGTGTCTGGGGGTTTGAAAATACCGTAATACCAGAACTTGAAAGGGCGATACTTAGCCGCCACAATATTAACCTGCTTGGGCTTCGCGGACAGGCCAAGACACGTCTTGCACGCCTTATGGTAAACCTGCTGGATGAGTGGATACCCGTAGTGGAAGGGTCTGAAATTAATGACGACCCTTTTAACCCGATTTCGCGCTATGCAAAAGAGTTACTTGCCGAAAAGGGTGATGACACGCCAATTAGCTGGTTGCACCGCGACGAACGTTTTTACGAAAAACTGGCTACGCCCGATGTTACCGTGGCTGACCTGATAGGCGATATCGACCCGATAAAGGCCGCAAATCTTAAACTGTCTTATGCCGATGACCGCGTTATACACTTCGGGATGATTCCGCGTGCTAACCGCTGTATCTTTGTAATTAATGAGTTGCCCGATTTACAGGCACGCATACAGGTAGCACTGTTTAATATATTGCAGGAAGGCGACATACAGATACGTGGCTTTAAAGTGCGTATGAATCTTGATCTTCAGTTTGTGTTTACCGCAAACCCCGAAGACTATACCAACCGTGGCAGCATTGTTACGCCGCTAAAAGACAGGATAGGCAGCCAGATCCTTACGCACTATCCGGAAACTATAAAAATAGCCCGTACCATTACAGAGCAGGAAGCACGCCTTGACGGCCGCCAAAGCGAGGAGATACATGTACCATCGTTAGCAAAAGACCTGTTAGAACAAATAGGATTTGAAGCCCGCGATAGCGAGTTTATTGATTACAAGAGTGGTGTGAGTGCACGTATGAGTATCACAGCTTTCGAGAATCTACTGAGTACTGCAGAGCGTAGGGCGCTTAAGGCGGGTCAGGAAAAAACAACAGTTCGCCTGAGTGATTTTATGGGGATTATCCCGGCAATTACCGGTAAGGTAGAGCTTGTATATGAAGGCGAGCAGGAAGGTGCTGCTGCTGTAGCTGAGATATTATTAGGCAGCGCAGTAAAAACATTGTTTGGAGAATACTTTCCTAAGATCGAAAAACTGGAGAAAAATAAAGAACAAGGACCGTTTCAGGAAATTGTTGACTGGTTCTTTAACGAAAGTGGACTCGAACTAACGGATGATGCTACCGACAGGGTATATCAGAAAGAACTGGATAAGATTATTCCGTTAAAGCAGCTGATACAAAAATACCAACCTGATACGCCTAAAGAAGACCTGTTTTTTATGAAAGAATTCATTCTTTGGGGGTTATCAGAATATAAAAAGCTGAGTAAAGACCGCTTTAGCGAGGGCTATCAGTTTAAAGATCCTTTTGGTAGCTACATCAGTAAGCTATAA
- a CDS encoding vWA domain-containing protein: METSRRKGFVFKTYEAPNVSPFDKLFEIFTELITHTSGDFDEAIDWLRQLDKEYELTTPEYSIDDFIEDLKKKGYIREEIKPDGSGNGVTLSSKLEQNIRQQALKQIFGNLKKSGSGNHRSKHSGLGDEHTGEYREYRFGDGLEKISLTESLKNAQVNNGVDTFSLTENDLVVEDSHFKAQMSTVLMIDISHSMILYGEDRITPAKKVAMALAELITTRYPKDTLDILVFGNDAWPIEIKDLPYLQVGPYHTNTVAGLQLAMDLLRRKRNTNKQIFMITDGKPSCIRENDGSYYMNSNGLDDYITEKCYTMAAQARKLHIPITTFMIAQDSYLQRFVKEFTEANQGKAFYTGLRGLGEMIFEDYETNRKKRVK, from the coding sequence ATGGAAACAAGCAGAAGAAAAGGGTTTGTATTTAAAACATACGAAGCCCCTAATGTGTCGCCGTTTGATAAGCTTTTTGAGATATTTACTGAGCTTATAACCCACACTTCCGGCGATTTTGACGAAGCCATCGACTGGCTGCGCCAACTGGATAAAGAGTACGAACTTACCACTCCTGAATATAGCATAGACGATTTTATCGAAGACCTTAAAAAGAAAGGCTACATCCGGGAGGAAATAAAACCCGATGGTTCCGGCAATGGCGTTACGCTTAGTTCTAAACTGGAGCAGAACATCCGTCAGCAGGCGCTTAAGCAAATTTTTGGCAACCTTAAAAAAAGCGGCTCGGGTAATCACAGGAGCAAACATTCCGGCCTTGGCGATGAGCATACGGGGGAGTACCGTGAATATCGTTTTGGCGACGGACTGGAAAAGATATCGCTTACCGAAAGCCTGAAAAATGCACAGGTTAATAATGGTGTAGACACTTTTAGCCTTACCGAGAACGACCTGGTGGTAGAAGATAGCCATTTTAAGGCACAAATGAGCACGGTGTTAATGATAGACATCAGCCACAGCATGATACTTTATGGCGAAGACCGCATTACACCTGCTAAAAAGGTCGCCATGGCACTGGCAGAACTTATTACTACGCGCTATCCTAAAGATACGCTGGATATACTGGTGTTTGGCAACGATGCCTGGCCTATCGAGATTAAAGACCTGCCGTATCTTCAGGTAGGGCCCTACCATACCAATACAGTTGCGGGCCTGCAGCTGGCTATGGATTTACTGCGCCGCAAGCGTAATACCAACAAGCAGATCTTTATGATTACTGATGGTAAGCCAAGCTGCATTCGCGAAAACGATGGTTCCTATTATATGAACAGCAACGGCCTGGATGATTATATTACTGAGAAATGCTATACTATGGCGGCACAGGCACGCAAGCTACATATACCCATAACTACTTTTATGATAGCGCAGGATAGTTATCTGCAACGTTTTGTAAAAGAATTTACTGAGGCTAACCAGGGCAAGGCTTTCTATACCGGTTTGAGAGGGCTGGGTGAAATGATTTTTGAGGATTATGAAACGAACAGGAAGAAGAGGGTGAAATAG
- a CDS encoding AidA/PixA family protein, producing MNTQVQTASDVEILIMIDTEYVKEMYPQPSKDPVAPTGIGHNSQFMICTGYHAGISNGLIPTLNFSGNAGNRISLKAGTVYGNANEDVVIYGVSYLDEGNLHNNFLPGVIPGNMGAIPGTPDYANAASRNRLINFTSCNAVERQKGLEKFLVYFALYRWDSKHLNQELVGYYYWDPALDVA from the coding sequence ATGAATACGCAGGTTCAAACAGCATCAGATGTTGAGATATTAATCATGATTGATACTGAATATGTTAAAGAGATGTATCCGCAACCCAGTAAAGATCCTGTTGCGCCCACGGGTATAGGTCACAACAGCCAGTTCATGATTTGTACAGGATACCATGCCGGGATATCAAACGGGCTTATTCCCACTTTAAATTTTTCGGGTAATGCCGGCAATCGTATATCTTTAAAAGCCGGTACTGTTTATGGTAATGCAAATGAGGATGTTGTTATTTATGGCGTTTCTTATTTAGATGAGGGTAACTTACATAATAATTTCCTGCCGGGAGTTATACCGGGCAATATGGGCGCTATACCGGGAACTCCCGATTATGCTAATGCGGCATCAAGAAACAGGCTTATAAATTTTACAAGCTGTAATGCTGTAGAGCGTCAAAAAGGACTTGAAAAGTTTTTAGTCTATTTTGCACTATATCGTTGGGATAGCAAACATCTTAACCAGGAACTTGTAGGTTATTATTATTGGGATCCTGCTTTAGATGTAGCCTAA
- the lpxD gene encoding UDP-3-O-(3-hydroxymyristoyl)glucosamine N-acyltransferase, whose protein sequence is MKTFSAQQICDHLQGELLGTTSHEINSPEQIERANDNQITFIGNKKYEKLWADSKAAVAVVNSDISIEPGDNRAFIKVNNADLAMALVLELFAEPGPQFDEAIHPTAVVHPTAVLGEDVRIGAGCYVGAHVKLENNVTLYANATVLDKVTIGKFSTIWSGAVIRENCHLGAYCIIHPNATIGADGFGFRPCPQKGLVKIPQIGNVILGNGVEIGAGSCVDRGKFSSTILGDGCKIDNLVQIGHNSVLGKFCIMAGSSGLAGSVTLGDGVIIGGSASIKDHSTIGSGAVIGAGSGVIGDVPAGKTYLGYPALEARTTLKQWATLKRITEGKA, encoded by the coding sequence ATGAAAACATTTTCAGCACAACAAATCTGCGACCATCTTCAGGGTGAGTTACTTGGCACCACGAGCCATGAGATAAACTCGCCCGAACAAATAGAACGCGCCAACGATAATCAGATCACATTTATTGGCAACAAGAAATATGAAAAACTCTGGGCCGATTCTAAAGCAGCTGTAGCTGTAGTGAATAGCGACATATCTATAGAACCCGGAGATAACAGGGCTTTTATAAAAGTTAATAACGCTGACCTTGCCATGGCATTAGTCCTGGAACTATTTGCAGAACCGGGCCCTCAGTTTGATGAGGCTATACATCCTACTGCCGTTGTACACCCTACCGCTGTATTAGGCGAAGATGTGCGCATAGGTGCGGGCTGCTATGTAGGCGCACATGTAAAACTAGAAAATAACGTTACATTATATGCAAATGCCACGGTACTGGATAAAGTTACCATAGGCAAATTCAGTACCATTTGGTCAGGTGCTGTAATACGCGAAAACTGCCATCTTGGTGCATACTGCATCATTCACCCAAATGCTACAATAGGTGCCGATGGTTTTGGTTTCAGGCCATGCCCGCAAAAGGGACTGGTAAAAATTCCGCAGATAGGTAATGTTATCCTGGGTAATGGCGTAGAAATAGGTGCCGGCTCTTGTGTAGACCGTGGTAAATTTAGCTCTACCATACTGGGCGATGGCTGTAAAATTGATAACCTTGTACAAATAGGCCACAACAGTGTACTGGGTAAATTCTGCATTATGGCAGGCAGCAGCGGACTTGCAGGTTCTGTTACCCTTGGCGATGGCGTTATCATTGGCGGAAGCGCTTCTATAAAAGATCACTCTACAATAGGTTCAGGTGCTGTTATAGGTGCGGGGTCTGGCGTTATAGGAGATGTACCCGCAGGTAAAACCTACCTTGGCTATCCGGCGCTGGAAGCACGTACCACACTTAAGCAGTGGGCTACCCTGAAAAGGATTACCGAAGGTAAAGCATAA